In the Catenulispora sp. MAP5-51 genome, one interval contains:
- a CDS encoding NAD(P)H-binding protein — protein MKMTILVIGATGKTGRPVVEALAARGAKVAAASRNPETGFGGSREDGVVPVRFDWDDRDTWAPALEGAEALYIVGPYAHPAGERLVADLLAAAHDTRRVVLLSVIGAELLPQEAMMAHWERAVRASGKEWTILHPNWFFQNFGSGFLPALRDRGVLALSAGQGAVSFVDTRDIGEVAAAALTEDGYGGQVLTITGPDALTYAEAVAMLGDVAGRQMAYQAVEPERAEANSRAAGAGERTIIAQRGLFQVIRDGGNATVTDVVRRVTGHGPRSFAQYAAEHAELWRD, from the coding sequence ATGAAGATGACGATCCTGGTGATCGGGGCCACCGGTAAGACCGGCCGTCCCGTGGTGGAGGCGCTTGCCGCCCGGGGCGCGAAGGTCGCCGCCGCCAGTCGCAACCCCGAGACTGGCTTCGGCGGCTCCCGGGAGGACGGCGTGGTGCCGGTGCGCTTCGACTGGGACGACCGCGACACCTGGGCGCCGGCGCTGGAGGGCGCCGAAGCTCTTTATATCGTCGGCCCCTATGCCCACCCCGCCGGCGAGCGCCTGGTCGCCGACCTTCTGGCCGCGGCGCACGACACCCGCCGTGTGGTCCTGCTGTCGGTGATCGGTGCCGAGTTGCTGCCGCAGGAGGCGATGATGGCGCACTGGGAGCGTGCGGTGCGGGCCTCTGGCAAGGAGTGGACGATCCTGCATCCCAACTGGTTCTTCCAGAACTTTGGTTCCGGGTTCCTGCCGGCTCTGCGTGACCGGGGTGTGCTCGCGCTGTCGGCCGGACAGGGTGCGGTGAGCTTCGTCGACACTCGTGACATCGGCGAGGTGGCGGCTGCGGCGCTTACCGAGGACGGTTATGGCGGCCAGGTCCTGACCATTACCGGGCCCGATGCTCTGACCTATGCCGAGGCCGTCGCAATGCTCGGCGACGTTGCGGGGCGGCAGATGGCCTATCAAGCCGTCGAGCCGGAGCGGGCCGAGGCGAATTCGCGCGCGGCCGGGGCTGGGGAGCGCACCATCATCGCTCAGCGCGGCCTGTTCCAGGTCATCCGTGACGGCGGCAACGCGACGGTGACCGACGTCGTCCGGCGCGTCACCGGTCACGGGCCGCGCAGCTTCGCGCAGTACGCCGCCGAGCATGCCGAGCTGTGGCGGGATTAA
- a CDS encoding lanthionine synthetase LanC family protein — MNGGLSPEDVERLIRKHAAEAGVEIGLKEGTTWLGVRPPGAHVVEQGWKLHVSSRTVALAETADVIVPALLAEGCAFKMAASTGVLAWLNDGTTTPSSIGKAFTVYPEQDRVRDVGLMLARLLRGRAAPRVLSDRRVAADAPVYYRYGPIDKPWGADAQGKLVMTLTGPDGEEFPALATLRYRQPTWAVDPFTGEPGARDWERSPSPSTRLGDYYEIDSGIVHAGRGDVMRAVDVRDGARVIVKQSRALVDEGEDGVDTRLRVRNERRVLAVLEGVDGVAGYVDHFRAGTDEFLVTRDVGRYNLADDVMENGRYAAAADPHAVAGRTLEQLAQQLAAIILAVHERGVLIRDLNPRNVVVAPDGSAKLIDLGLAGHNGLYLPGGTSGYSSARQFRHQEPTTGDDLHALGATLCYAWSALPAVVISSDMDEPRRIALRMIRTRCGEAPGGVLGLICDLLGTDDTRVQDAARRMAAGDFSAGRRTRTALAPCPPVTDALIDEIAANLLADLTHQARRVLTEVPRTEQVGVDGCVYRGGAGIGLELLEHLDTPGVPGLVADLVPFSRRGAGVVRLGPGLWTGHTGLDVFRLTAAQRLAPGAVSRADINICAVETVSADWKPEYSDLISGASGIGLGHLLLHDLDGSPEHLDIARRCAEHVLANTMPDAESQPGLLGDSAGVEPSTARGHGLAGTVDALAVIGTRLADDTILAGADERARELLRRADRLAALSARPTTAPLAASWCQGLAGIAISLLTAGEYLNDSAYTDAARRAADACIALIPRMDKATQCCGLSGIGNMLIDLATRDGDERYWQAARAVVAQLLVRSAGPAGHPVFVRDTPGEYSASWAYGLAGILSFFRRLSRGGGPTALTVSSSLSCVR; from the coding sequence ATGAACGGCGGGTTGTCGCCTGAGGATGTGGAGCGGCTGATCCGAAAACACGCCGCCGAGGCCGGCGTCGAGATCGGGCTCAAGGAAGGAACCACCTGGCTGGGCGTCCGCCCGCCGGGCGCGCATGTGGTGGAACAAGGATGGAAGCTGCACGTCTCCAGCCGGACCGTCGCCCTGGCCGAGACCGCGGACGTGATCGTGCCGGCCCTGCTGGCCGAGGGTTGCGCCTTCAAGATGGCCGCCTCCACGGGGGTCCTGGCCTGGCTCAACGACGGCACCACCACGCCGTCCTCGATCGGTAAAGCGTTCACCGTGTACCCAGAACAAGACCGCGTACGCGACGTGGGGCTGATGCTCGCCCGCCTCTTACGCGGCCGGGCGGCGCCGCGCGTGCTCAGCGACCGCCGCGTGGCCGCCGATGCCCCGGTCTACTACCGCTACGGACCCATCGACAAGCCCTGGGGCGCCGACGCCCAGGGCAAGCTCGTGATGACCCTGACCGGTCCGGACGGCGAGGAGTTCCCGGCGCTGGCGACCCTGCGCTACCGCCAGCCGACCTGGGCCGTGGACCCGTTCACCGGCGAGCCGGGAGCCCGGGACTGGGAGCGCTCGCCGAGCCCCTCGACCCGGCTCGGGGACTACTACGAGATCGACTCCGGCATCGTGCACGCCGGCCGCGGCGACGTGATGCGCGCCGTGGACGTGCGCGACGGCGCCCGGGTCATCGTCAAGCAGTCGCGGGCCCTGGTCGACGAAGGAGAGGACGGCGTCGACACCCGCCTGCGCGTGCGCAACGAGCGCCGGGTGCTGGCCGTGCTGGAAGGCGTGGACGGCGTCGCCGGATACGTCGACCACTTCCGGGCCGGCACCGACGAGTTCCTGGTCACCCGCGACGTGGGCCGGTACAACCTCGCCGACGACGTCATGGAGAACGGCCGTTATGCCGCCGCCGCGGACCCCCACGCCGTCGCCGGCCGCACGCTGGAACAGCTCGCGCAGCAACTGGCCGCCATCATCCTGGCCGTGCACGAACGCGGCGTCCTGATACGCGATCTGAACCCGCGCAACGTGGTCGTCGCCCCGGACGGCAGCGCCAAGCTGATCGACCTGGGACTGGCCGGCCACAACGGGCTGTACCTGCCCGGCGGCACCTCCGGCTACTCCAGCGCCCGGCAGTTCCGGCACCAGGAACCGACCACCGGCGACGACCTGCACGCCCTGGGCGCCACGCTGTGCTACGCCTGGTCGGCCCTGCCGGCCGTGGTGATCAGCAGCGATATGGACGAGCCCCGGCGGATCGCCTTACGCATGATCCGGACGCGCTGCGGTGAAGCCCCGGGCGGAGTCCTGGGGCTGATCTGTGACCTGCTGGGCACCGACGACACCCGGGTCCAGGACGCGGCCCGGCGCATGGCCGCCGGCGACTTCTCCGCCGGCCGGCGCACCCGCACCGCCCTGGCGCCCTGCCCGCCGGTCACCGACGCCCTCATCGACGAGATCGCCGCGAACCTGCTGGCCGACCTCACCCACCAGGCCCGCAGAGTCCTGACCGAGGTGCCGCGCACCGAACAGGTCGGCGTGGACGGCTGCGTCTACCGGGGCGGCGCCGGCATCGGCCTGGAACTGCTGGAACACCTGGACACCCCGGGCGTCCCCGGCCTGGTCGCCGACCTCGTGCCGTTCAGCCGGCGCGGAGCCGGCGTGGTCCGCCTGGGACCGGGCCTGTGGACCGGACACACCGGACTCGACGTCTTCCGGCTCACCGCGGCACAGCGCCTGGCGCCCGGGGCCGTTTCGAGGGCGGACATCAACATCTGCGCGGTGGAGACCGTCAGCGCGGACTGGAAACCCGAATACTCCGACCTCATCAGCGGCGCCTCCGGCATCGGCCTCGGTCACCTGCTGCTGCACGACCTCGACGGGAGCCCGGAACACCTGGACATCGCCCGGCGCTGCGCAGAGCACGTCCTGGCCAACACCATGCCCGACGCCGAATCCCAGCCCGGCCTGCTCGGCGACTCCGCCGGCGTCGAACCCTCGACCGCGCGCGGCCACGGCCTGGCCGGCACCGTCGACGCGCTCGCCGTCATCGGCACCCGCCTGGCCGACGACACCATCCTGGCCGGCGCCGACGAACGCGCCCGCGAACTGCTGCGGCGGGCCGACCGCCTGGCCGCGCTGTCCGCCCGGCCCACCACCGCGCCGCTGGCCGCCTCCTGGTGCCAGGGCCTGGCCGGCATCGCCATCAGCCTGCTCACGGCCGGGGAGTACCTGAACGACTCCGCCTACACCGACGCCGCACGGCGCGCCGCGGACGCCTGCATCGCCCTCATCCCGCGCATGGACAAGGCGACCCAGTGCTGCGGCCTGTCCGGGATCGGCAACATGCTCATCGACCTCGCCACCCGCGACGGCGACGAGCGGTACTGGCAGGCGGCGCGCGCCGTCGTGGCGCAGCTGCTGGTGCGCAGCGCCGGACCGGCCGGCCACCCGGTCTTCGTGCGGGACACCCCCGGCGAGTACAGCGCGTCCTGGGCCTACGGCCTGGCCGGCATCCTGAGCTTCTTCCGGCGCCTCTCCCGCGGCGGCGGCCCGACGGCTCTGACGGTCAGCTCGTCGCTGTCCTGCGTCCGCTGA
- a CDS encoding carbohydrate binding domain-containing protein, which translates to MDRELSTAGSRGRPPAGSRRTAGVVSVVAAGALAAAGVALAAGGANAAAANLVANPGFETGTLSGWTCSANSGSVVSSPVHSGSHALSATPAGSDDAQCTQTISVQPNSQYSLSAWVQGSYVYLGASGTGGTDPSTWSSNGSWNQLTTSFTTGASTTSVTVYLHGWYGQGTYYGDDVSLLGPAGSGSSSTPPTTPSTTPSTTPSTTPSTTPSTPPTTPTTPTSSTSSTPPPPPNTGFNHPAYFMPLDNSPQAISDIVNAGEKQLNLAFVLDSGGCTPAWGGNASTPVSSDTAVLADISALRAAGGDAAVSFGGYNGTELGSSCGSASALAAAYQQVITKYQLKHVDFDYENTALDSNTAVRFGAIKILEQNNPNLVVSLTIPMTTVGFPGSGTDEIKQAVAAGARLDVVNIMDFDTGLTSGTEVAQTEAIANDAISQLQSIYGWSSAQAWSHLGLQIMNGHTDQPSELFQQSDFTALLGFAKANHPAWFSYWSANRDRACDPSVPHNWADGACSSVTQNPWDFTKILVQYTG; encoded by the coding sequence ATGGACAGGGAGCTCAGTACAGCAGGAAGCAGAGGCCGGCCGCCGGCGGGTTCGCGGCGGACCGCTGGTGTGGTGAGTGTGGTCGCGGCAGGGGCTCTGGCTGCCGCGGGCGTGGCGCTGGCGGCGGGCGGGGCGAACGCCGCCGCCGCGAACCTGGTGGCGAACCCGGGGTTCGAGACCGGGACGCTGTCCGGGTGGACGTGCAGTGCCAACAGCGGATCGGTGGTGTCCAGCCCGGTGCACTCCGGGTCGCACGCGCTCAGCGCGACGCCGGCCGGTTCGGACGACGCGCAGTGCACGCAGACCATCAGCGTGCAGCCGAACTCGCAGTACTCGCTGTCGGCGTGGGTGCAGGGCAGCTACGTGTACCTCGGCGCCAGCGGGACCGGCGGCACCGATCCCAGCACGTGGAGCAGCAACGGTTCCTGGAACCAGCTCACCACGTCGTTCACCACCGGGGCCTCGACCACGAGCGTCACGGTCTACCTGCACGGCTGGTACGGCCAGGGCACGTACTACGGCGACGACGTCAGCCTGCTGGGCCCGGCCGGCTCGGGCTCCTCGAGCACCCCGCCGACCACCCCGAGCACGACGCCCTCGACGACGCCCTCGACGACGCCGAGCACGACACCGTCGACGCCGCCGACCACACCCACCACCCCGACCTCGTCGACCAGTTCCACTCCCCCGCCCCCGCCGAACACCGGGTTCAACCACCCGGCGTACTTCATGCCGCTGGACAACAGCCCGCAGGCGATCTCGGACATCGTCAACGCCGGCGAGAAGCAGCTGAACCTGGCCTTCGTCCTGGACTCCGGAGGCTGCACGCCGGCCTGGGGCGGCAACGCCTCGACGCCGGTCTCCTCCGACACCGCCGTGCTGGCCGACATCAGCGCGCTGCGGGCGGCCGGCGGCGACGCCGCGGTGTCCTTCGGCGGCTACAACGGCACCGAGCTCGGGTCCTCGTGCGGCAGCGCGAGCGCCCTGGCCGCGGCCTACCAGCAGGTGATCACCAAGTACCAGCTCAAGCACGTCGACTTCGACTACGAGAACACCGCGCTGGACAGCAACACGGCCGTGCGCTTCGGCGCCATCAAGATCCTGGAGCAGAACAACCCCAACCTGGTGGTCTCGCTCACGATCCCGATGACCACGGTCGGCTTCCCGGGCTCGGGCACCGATGAGATCAAGCAGGCGGTGGCGGCCGGCGCGCGGCTGGACGTCGTCAACATCATGGACTTCGACACCGGCCTGACCTCCGGCACCGAGGTCGCCCAGACCGAGGCGATCGCGAACGACGCGATCTCGCAGCTGCAGTCGATCTACGGCTGGAGCAGCGCGCAGGCCTGGTCGCACCTGGGCCTGCAGATCATGAACGGCCACACCGACCAGCCCTCGGAGCTGTTCCAGCAGAGCGACTTCACCGCGCTGCTGGGCTTCGCCAAGGCGAACCACCCGGCGTGGTTCTCGTACTGGTCGGCCAACCGGGACCGGGCCTGCGACCCGAGCGTGCCGCACAACTGGGCCGACGGCGCGTGCTCCAGCGTGACGCAGAACCCCTGGGACTTCACCAAGATCCTGGTGCAGTACACCGGCTGA
- a CDS encoding low temperature requirement protein A — MTATPAPVASERPAADEKAAPRRVSTLELFFDLVFVFTITQLTVLLADDLSFVQAGRVLLIFAVLYWMYGAYAYLTNQVPPENLSRRVILMVGMFGFLTCALAIPKVFGVDGVAFGLAFVVVTVVHSALYALIHRKYVLSFALPNLAAAGSVTAAGAVKGSASDLLWLAAVLLQQLAPVVSGRVVGEYGDGRALVTDTVGDLDPAHFVERHGLLLIIVFGESVVAIGAGAAGTRLDWGLAAGIALALALAVTLWWTYFGHDESAAEHALGAVSGIRRFRLGMRAYYYSFIPMLLGIAILAAGLKKAIGHLGDALPASAAVALAGGVAVYLLGDLCFRLSLRISPMFFRALGAAAVLATIPLAGASAAAELLGLTLVMVLMLVAEENARRRQLPGPTSHGESITH, encoded by the coding sequence ATGACCGCCACGCCGGCTCCCGTCGCGAGCGAGCGCCCCGCCGCCGACGAGAAGGCCGCTCCGCGCCGGGTGAGCACGCTGGAGTTGTTCTTCGACCTGGTCTTCGTGTTCACCATCACCCAGCTGACCGTGCTGCTGGCCGACGATCTGTCCTTCGTGCAGGCCGGCCGGGTGCTGCTGATCTTCGCGGTGCTCTACTGGATGTACGGGGCCTACGCCTACCTGACCAATCAGGTGCCGCCGGAGAACCTGAGCCGCCGCGTCATCCTGATGGTCGGCATGTTCGGGTTCCTCACCTGTGCTTTGGCGATCCCGAAGGTCTTCGGCGTCGACGGGGTCGCCTTCGGTCTGGCCTTCGTGGTGGTGACCGTTGTCCACAGTGCTTTGTACGCGCTGATCCACCGCAAGTACGTGCTCAGCTTCGCTCTGCCGAACCTGGCCGCCGCCGGGTCCGTCACCGCGGCCGGGGCTGTGAAGGGGAGTGCCTCGGACCTGCTCTGGCTGGCCGCGGTGCTGCTGCAGCAACTCGCGCCGGTGGTCTCCGGCCGGGTCGTCGGCGAGTACGGGGACGGGCGCGCGTTGGTCACCGACACCGTCGGAGACCTGGATCCCGCGCACTTCGTCGAGCGGCACGGCCTGTTGCTGATCATCGTGTTCGGCGAGTCGGTGGTGGCCATCGGGGCCGGGGCCGCCGGGACCCGGCTGGACTGGGGCCTGGCCGCCGGGATCGCGCTCGCATTGGCTCTGGCCGTCACGCTGTGGTGGACCTACTTCGGGCACGACGAGTCCGCCGCCGAGCACGCGCTCGGCGCCGTCTCCGGGATCCGGCGCTTCCGGCTGGGGATGCGCGCCTACTACTACAGCTTCATCCCGATGCTGCTGGGCATCGCGATCCTGGCCGCCGGTCTGAAGAAGGCGATCGGCCATCTCGGCGACGCGCTGCCGGCCTCCGCCGCGGTCGCGCTCGCCGGCGGGGTCGCGGTCTACCTCCTGGGCGATCTGTGTTTCCGGCTGAGCCTGCGCATTTCTCCCATGTTCTTCAGGGCCCTCGGCGCGGCCGCCGTGCTCGCCACGATTCCGCTGGCAGGCGCTTCGGCGGCGGCGGAACTTCTGGGACTCACTCTTGTCATGGTCCTGATGCTGGTGGCGGAGGAGAACGCCCGGCGCCGTCAGCTGCCGGGCCCGACTTCACACGGAGAGTCGATCACCCATTGA
- a CDS encoding GNAT family N-acetyltransferase encodes MTAKTPAPITLTGSHIRLEPLTRGHLSDLFEAGGNDDAVWQWQGGPTPRTEEELGAKLDTLLGDSSFVAFAVILLATGKAVGWTTYLDISPVDERLEIGWTWYGSAYWRSPVNTEAKLLLLTHAFEDLGMGRVQWKTDHLNQRSQNAIARLGAQREGVLRRHRLRPDGTFRDSVYFSMLADEWPPAKARLSERLARG; translated from the coding sequence ATGACAGCGAAGACGCCCGCGCCGATCACCCTGACCGGATCCCACATCCGCCTGGAGCCCCTGACCCGAGGTCACCTCTCGGATCTGTTCGAGGCCGGCGGCAACGACGACGCGGTCTGGCAGTGGCAGGGCGGGCCGACGCCCCGGACCGAGGAAGAGCTCGGGGCGAAGCTGGACACGCTGCTCGGTGACAGCTCCTTCGTCGCCTTCGCCGTCATCCTGCTCGCCACCGGGAAGGCCGTCGGCTGGACCACCTACCTCGACATCAGTCCGGTCGACGAGCGGCTGGAGATCGGCTGGACCTGGTACGGCAGCGCGTACTGGCGCAGCCCGGTGAACACCGAGGCCAAGCTCCTGCTCCTCACCCACGCTTTCGAGGACCTGGGCATGGGGCGTGTGCAGTGGAAGACCGACCACCTGAATCAGCGGTCGCAGAACGCGATCGCGCGGCTTGGGGCGCAGCGTGAGGGTGTCTTGCGCAGGCACCGGTTGCGGCCCGACGGGACCTTCCGGGACAGCGTCTACTTCTCGATGCTCGCTGACGAGTGGCCGCCGGCCAAGGCGCGCCTGAGCGAGCGGCTCGCGCGGGGCTGA
- a CDS encoding AraC family transcriptional regulator, which translates to MDVLTDALTAMRTGQARSARTEVHAPWGLRFAAIGGTTFHVLLRGQCWLLPPNGEPVPMTVGDVTLVRHGNSVALADDPATPLRDFRPAAWRPGQTIGRVDVEGPGERSLLICGAYQLGRARPHPLLAQLPDLLLLRAEETPGLAATVALLGQELEQAHPGQDGVVPALVDALLLLILRGWIERSSRADTALGWPGALTDPAIGTALTDLHDDPARTWTVAELGDRAGLSRSAFAQRFTALVGEPPLTYLTWWRMTIAGRLLRESDAPLSTVAQRVGYASEFAFAKAFKREFGIAPGRYRRDEKAA; encoded by the coding sequence ATGGACGTACTCACCGACGCCCTCACGGCAATGCGCACCGGCCAGGCCCGCTCGGCCCGCACCGAAGTGCACGCACCATGGGGCCTGCGATTCGCGGCCATCGGCGGCACGACGTTCCACGTGCTGCTACGCGGCCAGTGCTGGCTACTGCCGCCCAACGGCGAACCGGTCCCGATGACCGTCGGGGACGTGACCCTGGTACGGCACGGAAACTCGGTCGCCCTCGCCGACGACCCGGCAACCCCCCTGCGCGACTTCCGCCCGGCAGCATGGCGCCCGGGCCAGACGATCGGACGGGTGGACGTCGAAGGACCCGGAGAACGATCGCTACTGATCTGCGGCGCCTACCAACTGGGACGCGCACGCCCCCACCCGCTGCTGGCACAACTGCCCGACCTCCTACTGCTACGCGCCGAGGAGACACCAGGCCTGGCCGCGACAGTCGCCCTACTCGGCCAGGAACTGGAACAGGCACACCCGGGCCAGGACGGCGTGGTCCCGGCACTGGTAGACGCCCTGCTGCTCCTGATCCTGCGAGGCTGGATCGAACGCTCATCCCGCGCCGACACCGCATTGGGCTGGCCCGGCGCCCTCACCGATCCCGCAATCGGCACCGCCCTGACAGACCTGCACGACGACCCGGCCCGCACCTGGACCGTCGCAGAACTCGGCGACCGCGCAGGCCTGAGCCGCTCAGCCTTCGCCCAACGATTCACAGCCCTGGTCGGCGAACCACCACTGACCTACCTGACATGGTGGCGCATGACGATCGCCGGCCGCCTCCTCCGCGAGTCCGACGCCCCGCTGAGCACGGTGGCGCAACGGGTCGGGTACGCGTCGGAGTTCGCATTCGCGAAGGCGTTCAAGCGCGAGTTCGGAATCGCACCGGGCCGGTATCGGCGAGACGAGAAGGCGGCTTGA
- a CDS encoding ROK family protein, whose amino-acid sequence MNDARMADGVTQLRFTQKGTKSSLRARNDVLVLQCVAAGEGRFSRTDVIRETGLPTATVSEIVSDLIERRLVREAGREAQPVGKPRVLLDLDDAHHRFIGVQVANERITASRFTLNGHMEQTETVSRPLDAPALTAVPDMVRRMAAPTPGRITGVGVAVPGIVGDDGVIREAVNYDWHMVSMGHELSELCGGLPVHVVNDANAVALSEVALVADRDKTVAVLWIGTGIGAGIVLDGRLYHGGNFRSGEIGHIDIGTSLRCRCGLIGCLETVAVQPVILGDASEETVAGYLSGGDGQDARALGERVNRAAREVARLLSTLAGTLDVTEFILGGPIAGDPLGPALMREINDLLALRVMSGFEQLVLRASTLGTHSLVFGAAAHAIRQELGVVITMPAGADEAGDSAA is encoded by the coding sequence ATGAACGATGCAAGAATGGCGGACGGCGTGACGCAGCTCCGGTTCACCCAGAAGGGGACCAAGAGTTCCCTTCGTGCGCGCAACGACGTGCTGGTGCTCCAGTGCGTCGCCGCGGGTGAGGGCCGGTTCTCGCGCACCGACGTGATCCGGGAGACCGGGCTGCCGACCGCCACCGTGTCGGAGATCGTCAGCGATCTGATCGAGCGCCGGCTGGTCCGCGAGGCCGGCCGCGAGGCGCAGCCGGTGGGCAAGCCCCGGGTGCTCCTCGATCTGGACGACGCGCACCACCGCTTCATCGGCGTGCAGGTGGCCAACGAGCGCATCACCGCCAGCCGGTTCACCCTCAACGGCCACATGGAGCAGACCGAGACGGTCTCGCGCCCGCTCGACGCGCCGGCGCTGACCGCCGTCCCGGACATGGTGCGCCGGATGGCGGCGCCCACGCCGGGCCGCATCACCGGGGTCGGCGTCGCGGTGCCCGGCATCGTCGGCGACGACGGCGTGATCCGCGAGGCGGTGAACTACGACTGGCACATGGTCTCCATGGGCCACGAACTCTCAGAGCTCTGCGGCGGCCTGCCGGTCCACGTGGTCAACGACGCCAACGCCGTCGCCCTGTCGGAGGTCGCGCTGGTCGCAGACCGCGACAAGACGGTCGCGGTGCTGTGGATCGGCACCGGAATCGGCGCCGGCATCGTCCTGGACGGCCGCCTCTACCACGGCGGCAACTTCCGCAGCGGCGAGATCGGCCACATCGACATCGGCACCTCGCTGCGCTGCCGCTGCGGCCTGATCGGCTGCCTGGAGACGGTCGCGGTCCAGCCGGTCATCCTCGGCGACGCCTCCGAGGAGACGGTGGCCGGCTACCTGTCCGGCGGCGACGGCCAGGACGCCCGCGCCCTCGGCGAGCGCGTGAACCGGGCCGCCCGCGAGGTGGCCCGCCTGCTGTCCACCCTGGCCGGCACCCTGGACGTCACCGAGTTCATCCTCGGCGGCCCCATCGCCGGCGACCCCCTCGGACCCGCGCTGATGCGCGAGATCAACGACCTGCTGGCGCTGCGCGTCATGTCAGGCTTCGAACAACTGGTCCTGCGCGCCTCGACCCTGGGCACCCACAGCCTGGTGTTCGGAGCCGCGGCCCACGCCATCCGCCAGGAGCTCGGGGTCGTCATCACGATGCCCGCGGGCGCCGACGAGGCCGGTGATAGCGCGGCCTAG
- a CDS encoding HD domain-containing protein encodes MTDAAASAAAAPWVLPIALDATTRPALRPLPVRAAELLRDVQAPPRLVAHLRAVHDVAAQLVAWTAKRELPIDADAVLFGAATHDIGKALHPGELSGPGSQHEPAGRDLLLANGIAPELAKYAANHSTLSTDSTLDELLVSLADTVWKGKRRTDLEDLVVARLAAETGREVWDEFLELDTLLTEIGDGADERLAYQMGYPLGPVAPGAPVVQK; translated from the coding sequence GTGACCGATGCCGCTGCTTCCGCCGCTGCCGCTCCCTGGGTTCTGCCGATCGCGCTCGACGCCACGACGCGGCCGGCGCTGCGTCCGCTGCCGGTGCGCGCGGCAGAGCTGTTGCGCGACGTCCAGGCCCCGCCACGGCTCGTCGCGCATCTGCGGGCGGTGCACGATGTCGCAGCGCAGTTGGTCGCCTGGACCGCGAAGCGGGAGCTGCCGATAGACGCGGACGCCGTCCTGTTCGGGGCGGCGACGCACGATATCGGCAAGGCACTGCACCCGGGCGAGCTGTCCGGCCCCGGATCACAGCACGAACCCGCGGGCCGCGATCTGTTGCTGGCCAACGGAATCGCACCGGAACTGGCCAAGTACGCGGCGAACCACTCGACGCTGAGCACCGACTCCACCCTCGACGAGCTGCTGGTGAGCCTCGCCGACACCGTGTGGAAGGGCAAGCGGCGCACCGATCTGGAGGATCTGGTGGTGGCGCGGCTGGCGGCGGAGACCGGACGCGAGGTCTGGGACGAGTTCCTGGAGTTGGACACGCTGCTCACGGAGATCGGCGACGGGGCCGATGAGCGGTTGGCGTACCAGATGGGCTATCCCTTGGGGCCCGTGGCTCCTGGGGCTCCCGTGGTTCAGAAGTAG